The Sinorhizobium alkalisoli genomic interval AGGATGCCGAGCCGTTCAACGCGCAGCATTATTTTATGACCAATCCCAGTCTTTCGGGCCGGGGTGAGGCCCTGAAGTCCAGTGCACCGAAGCTGATTGCCGGCTGGAAAAGCGGTTGGCGCAAGTAAACTGGAATTAAATGGTCGAGTCTGAAGCGCAGGGGCGTCTGCCCGGCATCCGCCCGGTTTCCGTTGTGGACATCGGCTCCAACTCCATTCGTCTGGTCATCTATGAGGGTCTGAGCCGCGCACCGGCGGTGCTGTTCAATGAAAAAGTGATGTGCGGTCTCGGCAAGGGCATCGACGCGACCGGCCGCATGGAGGAGGACAGCGTTGAACGGGCGCTGAAGGCGCTGCAACGCTTTCGCGCACTGTCGGATCAGGCGCGCGCCACCAGCATGTTCGTGCTGGCCACGGCCGCCGCCCGTGAGGCGTCGAACGGCCCCCCCTTCATCGAGAAGGCCGAAGCCATTCTCGGGCAGAAGGTACGAATCCTGACCGGAGAAGAGGAAGCCTATTTCTCCGCCATGGGCGTCCTCAGCGGATACCACGATCCCGATGGCATCGTTGGCGACCTCGGCGGTGGTTCGCTCGAGTTTGTCGATATCAGGGGCAAGGAGATCGGCAAGGGCATAACGCTACCGCTCGGAGGCATTCGTCTGTTCGAACACTCCGGCGGCTCACTGCCGAAAGCGAGGACTTGGGTTCGCAAGTTCATGAAGGAAGCGGAGGTCCTGAAGAAGGGGGCTGCGCGCACCTTCTACGCCGTCGGCGGCACCTGGCGTGCGATCGCCAAGCTTCACATGGAAATGCGCGACTATCCGCTCCACATGATGCAGGGCTACGAGATTTCATCGGACGAGGCGATGGCGGTCCTGGCGGAGGTGATCGAGCCGAAGCTCCTCAAGCCATCGGCCTTTTCCACGATTTCCAAGAGCCGCCGCAGCCTGCTGCCCTTCGGGGCGGTGACGATGCAGGAGGCAATTTCAAACATGAAGCCCGAACGCATCTCGTTTTCCGCCCTTGGCGTGCGCGAAGGCTATCTTTTCTCGCTGTTGTCGGAGGCGGAGCGCTCGCAGGATCCGTTGCTCACAGCCGCCGACGAGCTTGCGATATTGAGGGCTCGTTCGCCCGAACATGCGCGCGAGCTTGCCGAATGGACCGGCCGCATGGTGCCGTTCTTCGGCGTCGAGGAAACGCAGGAGGAAAGCCGCTACCGCCGGGCGGCATGCCTGCTGGCGGATATCAGCTGGCGCGCGCATCCCGACTATCGCGGCCTTCAGGCACTCAATGTCATCGCCCACTCGGCCTTTTCCGGCATCAGCCATGCGGGCCGCGCCTACATCGCCCTCGCGAATTACTACAGGCTCGAGGGGCTTAACGACGATGGCGCGACGGGGCCGCTCGCCCGGGTGACGACGCCGCGCCTGCTGGAGCTCGCTAAGCTGCTCGGCGGCCTGTTGCGCGTCGCCTATCTCTTCTCCGCGTCCATGCCCGGCGTTGCCCGTCACCTTACATTGCGGCCGTCGTCCCAGCCCGACACCGACCTCGAATTCGTTGTGCCCGCCGCCTATGCGAACTTCGCGGGCGAGCGGCTGGAAGGCCGTCTGCAGCAACTGGCCAAGCTGACGGGCAAGGGGCTCGCTTTCCGGTTCGAGAGCTGATCAGCGCCCGCGCGTCCCCGCGGGCCCCACGCCCGCTGCTCGGTGCGCTCCTTCCTTCGCATCTCTTCAGGCGCGCAAGGGTCGCTGCGGCGCGTCGAATACCTGCCCGTCTCTTCGTGAGCCGTGGCCTGTCAGCCTGCCCCTGTGAAGCGCGAGCACTCCGAGCCTTTGGCCCCGGCCCTTGATCTCGTGCTCGCCGAGATCCTCCTCGCGGATGAATTCCGGCAGACGAATGCGCCGCAGCAGGTCGGCCGAGATCAGCACCTGCCGGTCGAGCGAGCGGCACAGGCCTTCGAGGCGCGACGTCGTGTTCACCGTATCTCCGAAATAGGTGATCTTGTGCTTGTCGACGCCGATTTCGGCGGCCACGATCGTTCCGCCGTGGATCGCCGCCCGCAGGCGCGGCACCTCACCATAGTCCTTTTTCCAGCGAGCGGCGTCCGCTTCGACCTCGTCCAGGATGTCGAAGATGCAGCGGATACAGGCGGCATCGGCCACGGCGCGGGCGAAGGGCCAACTGATGATCGCGGAATCGCCGACATAATCGTCGATCGTGCCGCGGTAGCGCAGCACCGGATCGGCCATAGTTGCAAACAGTTTCCCCAGAAATTCCTGCGTCTTGAGATCGCCGAAGCGTTCGGCAAAGGAGGTCGAACCGACGAGATCGACGAAAAGAAACACGCGCTCTTCCTGTATCGGCTTACGATAGTGGCCAGTCAGCAGGCTTAAGAAAACATCGCGGCCGAGAAGTTCGCGCACGCGCAGCAGGAAGATGATCGGACCCGATACAACGAGTGCGTAGATGAGCGCATTGAAGGAGGGAACCAGCGCGTCGCTCCAGTCCTGTTGCAGCACGCCGGTCAGTTTCAGCGCCATGCCCGCCGCGGCAAAGCCGAAATTCTCTATTGTGAAATAGACGGCGACCGACGATAGCAAAAAGCCGGGAGTCGGAAGACTGTGGATTTTTCTGTAGAGACGCCGGAAAATGATGCGCCGTTCAAAGGCCAGCACCGGCATGCATATGAAAACGGCATAGGTTGCGCCGATGAGCGCGCCATCTCCATAGACGACCCAGGCGTAGGCCACGCCACTGCCCGCGACGACCAGCAACGCCAGGATGAATTCGAGCGTGGAAAACCTCCAGCGCATGCGTAAGGGCCTCGCAATCGGAGAACGCAGAACAGTCCGGCTCGTCCGAACCTATCCGATCCTCTGCGCTTTACCAGGATCCGTTGATCGATTCCCGTTGGCTATAGCATTTCGTAGTCAGGTGGAATCACCCGGTGTCGCACAAATGCCGCAAAAACAAACAGATAGAGCGGCAGCGACATTTATGTGAGCGCATTCCGCTCTAAAATCGGATTCGGGCGGAAAGTTGTTGTCCGGGCACGCTTTCAATCGCCGATCGTCATCGCCTCGATCTTCTTGTCGACGAAACGCAAGGCAACCTCGCCATTGATGAGCTTCAGCGCCATGTCGCCGAAAAGCTCGCGGCGCCAGCCCTTGAGGGCGGCGACATCGGCCTTCTCGCCGTCTGCGGCGATCCGGTCCAGGTCTTCGCTGTTCGCGATGATCTTGGCCGCAACGCCTTCCTTCTCGGAAATGAGCTTCAGCAGCACCTTCAGCATCTCGCCTGCCGCGCCCGCGCCCTCCGGCGCATGATTCTGTCGCGGCAGCCGAGGCAGTTCGGCCTTGGGAATCGCAAGTGCCTCGTTCACCGCCGCGACGACGGCGGCGCCGGCGCTGGAGCGTTCCCAGCCCTTTGGGACGGTCCGGAGCCGGCCGAGCGCCTCCGCGTCTTTCGGCTGCTGCTGGGCGACTTCGTAAATCGCGTCGTCCTTCAAAATCCGGCCGCGCGGCACGTTGCGCGTGCGTGCCTCGCGTTCGCGCCAGGCGGCCACCCTCTGCAGCACCGCAAGCTCGATCGGCTTTCTCACACGCATCTTCAGGCGCTGCCAGGCGTCGTCCGGATGCAGGTCGTAGGTCCCGCGGTTTTCGAGGATAGCCATTTCCTCTGC includes:
- the ppx gene encoding exopolyphosphatase, with amino-acid sequence MVESEAQGRLPGIRPVSVVDIGSNSIRLVIYEGLSRAPAVLFNEKVMCGLGKGIDATGRMEEDSVERALKALQRFRALSDQARATSMFVLATAAAREASNGPPFIEKAEAILGQKVRILTGEEEAYFSAMGVLSGYHDPDGIVGDLGGGSLEFVDIRGKEIGKGITLPLGGIRLFEHSGGSLPKARTWVRKFMKEAEVLKKGAARTFYAVGGTWRAIAKLHMEMRDYPLHMMQGYEISSDEAMAVLAEVIEPKLLKPSAFSTISKSRRSLLPFGAVTMQEAISNMKPERISFSALGVREGYLFSLLSEAERSQDPLLTAADELAILRARSPEHARELAEWTGRMVPFFGVEETQEESRYRRAACLLADISWRAHPDYRGLQALNVIAHSAFSGISHAGRAYIALANYYRLEGLNDDGATGPLARVTTPRLLELAKLLGGLLRVAYLFSASMPGVARHLTLRPSSQPDTDLEFVVPAAYANFAGERLEGRLQQLAKLTGKGLAFRFES
- a CDS encoding adenylate/guanylate cyclase domain-containing protein, with translation MRWRFSTLEFILALLVVAGSGVAYAWVVYGDGALIGATYAVFICMPVLAFERRIIFRRLYRKIHSLPTPGFLLSSVAVYFTIENFGFAAAGMALKLTGVLQQDWSDALVPSFNALIYALVVSGPIIFLLRVRELLGRDVFLSLLTGHYRKPIQEERVFLFVDLVGSTSFAERFGDLKTQEFLGKLFATMADPVLRYRGTIDDYVGDSAIISWPFARAVADAACIRCIFDILDEVEADAARWKKDYGEVPRLRAAIHGGTIVAAEIGVDKHKITYFGDTVNTTSRLEGLCRSLDRQVLISADLLRRIRLPEFIREEDLGEHEIKGRGQRLGVLALHRGRLTGHGSRRDGQVFDAPQRPLRA
- the rnd gene encoding ribonuclease D, encoding MIQTTADLEAACQALARSSYITIDTEFLRETTFWPELCLIQMANPEMAVIVDPMAPGIDLAPFFALMANPDVVKVFHAARQDIEIIHHLGDLIPHPLFDTQVAAMVCGFGDSVSYDQLVNRIKNEQIDKSSRFTDWSRRPLTDKQLEYALADVTHLRDIYQYLKKELEREGRSAWLAEEMAILENRGTYDLHPDDAWQRLKMRVRKPIELAVLQRVAAWREREARTRNVPRGRILKDDAIYEVAQQQPKDAEALGRLRTVPKGWERSSAGAAVVAAVNEALAIPKAELPRLPRQNHAPEGAGAAGEMLKVLLKLISEKEGVAAKIIANSEDLDRIAADGEKADVAALKGWRRELFGDMALKLINGEVALRFVDKKIEAMTIGD